In the [Limnothrix rosea] IAM M-220 genome, GCTCTCCCATTCACCGCGTCGTACTTCCGAGCATGCTTAAGCAAAACTCACGTTACTTAAATTGACTTAACCCGACGGCTCAATCAGTTAATTCATGACCTAAGGGCGTGGCTGACAACCTAAACTTTCGCGTGTATTTTTGCGCGTAAAAGAATTCCATGTGCCTAATTCCTTCGGCGATCGGCTACACAGATAAGACCGTTCCGCATCACTCAGACCACGCACTTGACTAAAATCAGCCCCCGCCAAGCTTTCTATTTGCTCAAGCATTGCACCCGTAAGATCTGCGCCCCTAAAGTCCGTCATTTCCAGCTCCACATTCACCAAACGAGCATCCCTCAAACAAGCACCCGTCAAAAATGCCCGCTTCAAATTCGCGCCGCTAAAGGCAACACCCGTTAAGTTCGCCCCAGTAAAATCTGTACCACTCAAGTAAGCACCTCGCAGATTAGCCCCTTGCAAATCAGCACCTCGAAGATTCGCCGTGTTGAGATAAGCCCCTGCTAAATTCGCCTTAGGACCAACAGCACCAGAATTACGGTAATTAAATTCTTGTGGCCAAACTGTTTTAGAGTCATAAAACGCCAGCGTGAAACTTGCACCATCGAGAGTGGTTTCAGTGAGGTCACAGCCATTGAGAATTGACCGCTGTAAATAAGCG is a window encoding:
- a CDS encoding pentapeptide repeat-containing protein; translated protein: MSSLANRLSFKRYLPNEIKEMLESGKSLANTNLEGIDLTGFDLSNADLQGAILIGVNFSQSNLSGATLQNADLRRANLNGASLKGANLTGAYLQRSILNGCDLTETTLDGASFTLAFYDSKTVWPQEFNYRNSGAVGPKANLAGAYLNTANLRGADLQGANLRGAYLSGTDFTGANLTGVAFSGANLKRAFLTGACLRDARLVNVELEMTDFRGADLTGAMLEQIESLAGADFSQVRGLSDAERSYLCSRSPKELGTWNSFTRKNTRESLGCQPRP